The genomic segment CACATCAAAGACCCGCTCACTGGCTCCTCGTTTGTTGTAGAAGGCAACAATTTCCTCCGGGGAGCTCTCACGATCGTTGGTTAGAATGGCCCGGTAGGTGTAGGCAGACTCGCTGAACAGATCGCCCTGCTGGTCGTCTCGTTTGATGCGGCTGACGATCAGCCGATAGGAGGTTTGCCCGTCAAAGGGCCGCCAGTCGGCCAGCTCGGCCACATCCATCGGCTGCCAGTTCAGCTTCACCGACCTCCAGTCGTCCTGATCGAGCGCCCCAATCTGTCGGAGCATCTCCGCCGAGCGTTTGGCCCGGATGTAGAACTGGTTGGTATGGGGTTGCACCAGATCAACGACGTCCTGTTGATAGGAAGCTGAATCGGCCCGAAAGCGGCCAATGCTCACATCATGAGCATTCAGCCGTTCGAACAGTCGGTCGAGGGTTTCGTGCTGGGCAAAGCTCGCCTGGCTGTTGCCGTTGCGCCCCTCGATGGTTACCGGCATGCCGTCAATGCTGGCAACCCCCGGCTGGTAGCCGTGACATTTTTTATAGGTTCGCGCCGCATCCCATTTCTCGGTTTCAATAACCTTGTTGTCATAGTCCAGAGTATAGCAGCGCCGGTTGCTGAGTTGTCCGGTGGTCCGCAAGGCTTTCACCAACAATTCGTTTAGCGGCTCATTGATGTTGAACGTGTGGTTCACACCGCTGGTTGGATGAGTAAGCTGGCGGGAGTCGCAGGCCAGCTGCTTGACCCCACGAAGCAGCGTGTCGGGGCTGCACGGCGAGAGGCCCCGCGTGCGGTGGAGGGGCTCGCGCAGGTGCTCGGCCTAAATCCTCGGCGCAGTCCCCGCCGG from the Balneolaceae bacterium genome contains:
- a CDS encoding IS1380 family transposase, coding for MREPLHRTRGLSPCSPDTLLRGVKQLACDSRQLTHPTSGVNHTFNINEPLNELLVKALRTTGQLSNRRCYTLDYDNKVIETEKWDAARTYKKCHGYQPGVASIDGMPVTIEGRNGNSQASFAQHETLDRLFERLNAHDVSIGRFRADSASYQQDVVDLVQPHTNQFYIRAKRSAEMLRQIGALDQDDWRSVKLNWQPMDVAELADWRPFDGQTSYRLIVSRIKRDDQQGDLFSESAYTYRAILTNDRESSPEEIVAFYNKRGASERVFDVMGNDFSWSRLPCSFLSQNTAFMILTAIIANFYRYILSLYSKRIPWLKATYRLKKFIFRFISVPAKWIRSGRQNILKLYTGKGYELLLE